One Leucobacter muris DNA segment encodes these proteins:
- a CDS encoding helix-turn-helix transcriptional regulator, with protein sequence MPGRVPGEQRVFSLVLALVVSPEGLTKQELLSTVHGYAGRARSASERAALDRQFERDKEQLRELGIQIDTLDSPLQPGNNQLTRYRISKEQLEFPSELRFDERELMLLRLAALAWSEGSLSAESRRATMKLEALGAGLDVQHLGVAPSLGTAEPAAAPLQRAIDEGRIARFDYTLPGRAAPLERRVAPLRLHRVDGRWHLISWDLDREADRVFLLSRISGEVRVAAERFDPALRERGEPAIAALLALREQRRAEVLVRCGSVAEARLAPRALGAMNTPASAEDAPPCEPGSGDGAARGGRAAEACGGRSEDRVRLTIGVLDPHLFAEEIIGYGADAVVTSPESLRGLVADGLRRIAAAHGAPPIGAAPASPSAPAVPVAADDEGGPDA encoded by the coding sequence GTGCCCGGTCGCGTTCCGGGCGAGCAGCGCGTCTTCAGCCTGGTGCTCGCCCTGGTCGTGAGCCCCGAGGGGCTCACGAAGCAGGAGCTGCTGTCGACCGTGCACGGCTACGCCGGTCGCGCGCGATCCGCGTCGGAGCGCGCCGCCCTCGACCGGCAGTTCGAGCGCGACAAGGAGCAGCTGCGCGAGCTCGGCATCCAGATCGATACGCTCGACTCACCCCTGCAACCGGGCAACAACCAGCTCACCCGCTACCGCATCTCGAAGGAGCAGCTCGAGTTCCCGAGCGAGCTCCGCTTCGACGAGCGCGAGCTCATGCTGCTGCGCCTCGCGGCGCTCGCCTGGAGCGAGGGGAGCCTGAGCGCCGAGTCGCGGCGGGCCACGATGAAGCTCGAGGCGCTCGGGGCTGGGCTCGACGTGCAGCACCTCGGCGTCGCCCCGAGCCTCGGCACGGCCGAGCCGGCCGCGGCCCCGCTGCAGCGCGCCATCGACGAGGGTCGGATCGCGCGCTTCGACTACACGCTGCCGGGGCGCGCCGCCCCGCTCGAGCGCCGCGTGGCGCCGCTGCGGCTGCATCGGGTCGACGGGCGCTGGCACCTCATCTCGTGGGATCTCGACCGCGAGGCGGATCGGGTGTTCCTGCTCTCCCGCATCTCCGGCGAGGTGCGCGTCGCGGCTGAGCGCTTCGATCCCGCTCTGCGGGAGCGCGGCGAGCCCGCGATCGCCGCGCTGCTCGCCCTGCGCGAGCAGCGCCGAGCCGAGGTGCTGGTGCGCTGCGGCAGCGTCGCGGAAGCGCGGCTCGCGCCGCGCGCTTTGGGTGCGATGAACACGCCGGCGAGCGCCGAGGACGCGCCGCCGTGCGAACCCGGCTCCGGTGACGGAGCGGCGCGCGGGGGTCGGGCCGCCGAGGCGTGCGGCGGCCGCTCCGAGGACCGTGTGCGTCTCACCATCGGCGTGCTCGACCCGCATCTCTTCGCCGAGGAGATCATCGGTTACGGGGCGGACGCCGTGGTGACGTCTCCCGAGAGCCTTCGGGGTCTCGTCGCCGACGGCCTGCGCCGCATCGCGGCGGCCCACGGCGCGCCGCCGATCGGCGCCGCTCCCGCGAGCCCGAGCGCTCCCGCGGTTCCGGTCGCGGCCGACGACGAGGGAGGCCCCGATGCGTAA